The Aerosakkonema funiforme FACHB-1375 genome includes a region encoding these proteins:
- a CDS encoding four helix bundle protein, with amino-acid sequence MTDFKELPEWEKAHSLTVAVYEITDKFPERELQGITQQIRLASAAVPIKIAQGCVKYEREEQIKLFELAIDAAIELEYYLLLSYELDFLNIADYDRLVSSVVEVKEKLESLIERMKTNS; translated from the coding sequence ATGACAGATTTTAAAGAACTACCGGAATGGGAAAAAGCGCATAGTCTGACTGTGGCAGTTTACGAGATTACCGATAAGTTTCCGGAACGGGAATTGCAGGGTATAACGCAACAGATTCGTTTGGCAAGCGCTGCTGTGCCCATCAAAATCGCGCAGGGATGTGTTAAATATGAAAGAGAAGAACAAATCAAGTTGTTTGAATTAGCGATAGATGCAGCTATTGAGTTAGAATACTATCTGCTACTAAGCTATGAATTAGATTTCCTAAATATCGCAGATTACGATCGTCTGGTCAGCAGTGTAGTGGAAGTAAAAGAAAAGCTGGAATCTTTAATCGAAAGGATGAAAACCAACTCCTAA
- a CDS encoding Mov34/MPN/PAD-1 family protein codes for MTIELEPHHLQAIRTHAESTYPEECCGIILGHLRDDRKTVVEVRPTENAWNEEAAQFPMRVGDGSKKRNYAIAPQDMLKAQREARDRSLNIIGIYHSHPDHPAIPSEMDRAIAWSVYSYLIVSVPQGKAGELLSWCLDDNRQFQPEEIIAQR; via the coding sequence GTGACAATCGAACTCGAACCTCACCATCTGCAAGCCATTCGCACTCACGCCGAAAGCACGTATCCAGAAGAGTGTTGCGGTATAATATTGGGACATTTGAGGGACGATCGCAAAACAGTAGTAGAAGTCAGACCTACCGAAAATGCCTGGAATGAAGAAGCGGCGCAATTTCCGATGCGTGTAGGAGATGGGAGTAAGAAGCGAAACTATGCGATCGCTCCCCAGGATATGCTAAAAGCACAACGAGAAGCACGCGATCGCTCTCTTAATATTATTGGCATATATCACTCGCACCCAGATCATCCGGCAATACCTTCGGAAATGGATCGGGCGATCGCATGGTCGGTGTATTCTTATCTCATTGTCTCAGTACCGCAAGGCAAAGCTGGAGAACTGCTAAGCTGGTGTCTGGACGATAACCGCCAGTTTCAGCCAGAGGAAATTATCGCCCAGAGATAA
- the moeB gene encoding molybdopterin-synthase adenylyltransferase MoeB translates to MLNPNLDEIQLSKDEYERYSRHLILPEVGLEGQKRLKAASVLCIGTGGLGSPLLLYLAAAGIGRLGIVDFDVVDNSNLQRQVIHGTSWVGKPKIQSAKNRILEINPACQVDLYETRISSENAIDIMKPYDIVVDGTDNFPTRYLVNDACVLLDKPNVYGSIFRFEGQATVFNYEGGPNYRDLYPEPPPPGMVPSCAEGGVLGILPGIIGVIQATETVKIIIGKGTTLSGRLLLFNALEMKFRELKLRPNPVRPVIEKLIDYEQFCGIPQAKAEEAKRQMEIQEMTVKELKQLIDSGANDFVLLDVRNPNEYEIARIPGSVLVPLPDIERGEGVEKVKELLNGHRLIAHCKMGGRSAKALGILKEAGIVGTNVKGGITAWSREVDSSVPEY, encoded by the coding sequence ATGCTCAATCCCAACCTGGATGAAATCCAGCTTTCTAAAGACGAATACGAAAGATATTCCCGCCACCTAATTTTGCCAGAAGTAGGACTGGAAGGGCAAAAACGCCTCAAAGCCGCCAGCGTCCTCTGCATCGGTACGGGTGGACTGGGTTCTCCGTTGCTGCTGTACCTCGCAGCTGCTGGAATTGGACGCCTCGGTATAGTCGATTTCGATGTCGTCGATAATTCCAACTTGCAACGCCAAGTTATCCACGGTACGTCTTGGGTGGGTAAACCCAAAATTCAATCTGCCAAAAATCGGATTTTGGAAATTAATCCCGCTTGTCAAGTTGACTTATACGAAACGCGGATCAGTTCGGAAAATGCGATCGACATCATGAAACCTTACGATATCGTGGTGGATGGCACAGATAACTTCCCCACGCGATATCTGGTCAACGATGCTTGCGTGTTGCTGGACAAACCGAACGTTTACGGTTCCATTTTCCGATTTGAAGGACAAGCTACCGTCTTTAATTACGAAGGTGGGCCAAATTACCGCGACTTGTACCCAGAACCCCCACCGCCAGGGATGGTTCCTTCTTGCGCTGAAGGTGGCGTTTTGGGTATTTTGCCGGGAATTATCGGTGTTATCCAAGCAACGGAAACCGTCAAAATTATCATAGGAAAAGGTACAACCCTCAGCGGTAGGTTGTTGCTGTTCAACGCGCTGGAAATGAAGTTTCGCGAGTTGAAGTTGCGACCGAATCCAGTGCGCCCGGTAATTGAAAAGTTGATAGACTACGAACAATTCTGCGGTATTCCCCAAGCAAAGGCAGAGGAGGCAAAACGGCAGATGGAAATTCAAGAAATGACCGTAAAAGAATTGAAGCAGCTCATCGATAGCGGTGCAAATGATTTTGTGCTGCTTGATGTTCGCAATCCCAATGAGTACGAAATTGCCAGGATTCCCGGTTCTGTTTTAGTGCCTTTACCGGACATCGAACGGGGAGAAGGTGTGGAAAAAGTGAAAGAATTGCTCAACGGTCATCGCTTGATCGCACATTGTAAAATGGGCGGTCGTTCTGCCAAAGCGTTGGGTATTCTGAAGGAAGCCGGAATTGTGGGTACAAATGTGAAAGGCGGCATCACTGCTTGGAGTCGGGAAGTCGATTCTTCTGTTCCGGAATACTAA
- a CDS encoding MFS transporter — translation MDASRNQPNVLWLQVWGLAGVQGAITLTWLIYNLYLPQLLVQFGFAKELAAGLLIIENALAIAMEPLMGGISDRIKHSLGSRFPLISVGVILSSALFIAIPAVVVFRNLFDGIRWVLLLLMVGWALAMAVFRSPAISLLGKYARPAELPLAASLLTLAAGIIGAFKPIANQFVLGMGPIFSFAIGTFVLLGAAAILRRFDPPEIPQQDNTLPVVPSPSLSLLSPLLLILGTGAGVAWGSRFLMDAMPKMLKNQWQNADIPWLMFAISLFLAFAALPAGALAVKLGNQRAMLIGIGATIPLLLLMVLIPNWFIVAVTILGALAFFALIVNGVVPFALSLVPTERSGLGVGFYFGGIGLGSSLFGILFPQLASMTAVASGIWGAIAFLVAAICIAASGKLRSVPEAVEA, via the coding sequence ATGGATGCCTCTAGAAATCAGCCAAATGTGTTGTGGTTGCAAGTCTGGGGTTTGGCAGGGGTACAGGGAGCAATTACCCTTACCTGGCTAATTTATAATCTGTATTTGCCGCAGTTGTTGGTGCAATTTGGCTTTGCGAAAGAGTTAGCGGCTGGGTTGCTAATTATTGAAAATGCGTTGGCGATCGCAATGGAACCTCTGATGGGAGGAATATCCGATCGCATCAAACACTCGTTAGGCAGTCGCTTTCCGTTGATATCGGTTGGCGTTATCCTATCATCGGCGTTGTTTATCGCTATCCCGGCAGTTGTCGTTTTCCGCAATTTATTCGATGGGATACGCTGGGTATTGTTGCTGCTGATGGTAGGCTGGGCTTTGGCGATGGCGGTGTTTCGTTCTCCGGCGATATCGTTGCTGGGAAAATACGCCAGACCGGCTGAGTTACCTTTGGCAGCTAGTTTGTTAACTTTAGCTGCGGGAATCATTGGCGCATTCAAACCAATTGCCAATCAATTTGTTCTGGGTATGGGGCCAATTTTTAGTTTTGCGATCGGCACTTTTGTTCTGCTGGGTGCAGCTGCAATATTGCGTCGTTTCGATCCACCAGAAATACCACAACAGGACAACACTCTCCCTGTCGTCCCCTCTCCCAGTCTCTCCCTCTTATCCCCACTGCTATTAATTTTGGGAACTGGTGCGGGTGTGGCTTGGGGTTCGCGTTTCTTGATGGACGCTATGCCCAAAATGCTGAAAAATCAATGGCAAAATGCTGATATTCCTTGGCTGATGTTTGCTATCTCTCTTTTTCTCGCTTTTGCTGCTCTTCCCGCTGGCGCGTTGGCGGTGAAACTGGGCAACCAACGCGCTATGTTAATTGGCATTGGCGCTACGATACCGTTGTTGCTGCTGATGGTTTTGATTCCCAATTGGTTTATTGTGGCGGTAACAATACTGGGAGCTTTAGCATTTTTTGCTTTAATTGTCAATGGAGTTGTACCTTTTGCTTTGTCGCTTGTACCAACAGAGCGATCGGGATTGGGAGTGGGATTCTATTTTGGCGGAATCGGACTCGGATCGAGTTTGTTTGGGATATTATTCCCGCAACTGGCAAGTATGACAGCCGTAGCGAGTGGGATTTGGGGTGCGATCGCATTCCTCGTGGCAGCCATTTGCATTGCCGCTAGCGGTAAGCTGCGATCGGTACCCGAAGCCGTAGAAGCCTAA